Proteins encoded within one genomic window of Paenarthrobacter sp. JL.01a:
- the gap gene encoding type I glyceraldehyde-3-phosphate dehydrogenase — MTTRIGINGFGRIGRNYFRAALAQGADLEIVAVNDLTSPETLAHLLKYDSVGGRLTQSVEVVDGNLVVDGKSIKVLAERDPANLPWGDLGVDIVIESTGFFTKAAAAQKHIDAGAKKVLISAPASDEDITIVMGVNQDLYDPAAHNIISNASCTTNCLGPLAKVVNDAFGIERGLMTTVHAYTADQNLQDGPHGDLRRARAAAINMVPTSTGAAKAIGLVLPELKGKLDGYAIRVPVPTGSATDLTVTVSREVTVEEVNAAVKAAAESEQWAGILTYTDAPIVSSDIVGDPASSIFDSGLTKVIGNQVKVVSWYDNEWGYSNRLVDLTELVASKLG; from the coding sequence GTGACCACCCGTATTGGTATCAACGGCTTCGGCCGCATCGGCCGTAACTACTTCCGCGCAGCGCTGGCCCAGGGCGCTGACCTTGAGATCGTTGCAGTCAACGACCTCACCAGCCCTGAGACCCTCGCCCACCTCCTGAAGTACGACTCCGTCGGTGGACGCCTCACCCAGAGTGTGGAAGTTGTCGATGGAAACCTGGTAGTCGACGGCAAGTCCATCAAGGTCCTGGCAGAGCGCGATCCCGCCAACCTTCCCTGGGGCGACCTCGGCGTTGACATCGTTATCGAATCCACCGGTTTCTTCACCAAGGCCGCAGCCGCCCAGAAGCACATCGACGCGGGCGCCAAGAAGGTCCTCATCTCCGCTCCTGCCAGCGACGAAGACATCACCATCGTCATGGGCGTCAACCAGGATCTCTACGATCCCGCAGCGCACAACATCATCTCCAACGCCTCCTGCACCACCAACTGCCTCGGCCCGCTGGCCAAGGTAGTCAACGACGCCTTCGGCATCGAGCGTGGCCTCATGACCACGGTCCACGCCTACACGGCTGACCAGAACCTGCAGGACGGCCCGCACGGCGACCTCCGCCGTGCACGCGCCGCAGCCATCAACATGGTTCCCACCTCCACCGGTGCAGCCAAGGCCATCGGCCTGGTCCTTCCGGAGCTCAAGGGCAAGCTCGACGGTTACGCCATCCGCGTTCCCGTCCCCACAGGCTCCGCCACGGACCTGACCGTTACCGTTTCCCGCGAGGTCACGGTTGAGGAAGTCAACGCAGCCGTCAAGGCCGCAGCCGAGTCCGAGCAGTGGGCCGGCATCCTCACCTACACCGACGCCCCGATCGTCTCCTCCGACATCGTTGGAGATCCCGCGTCCTCCATCTTTGACTCGGGCCTGACCAAGGTCATCGGCAACCAGGTCAAGGTTGTTTCCTGGTATGACAACGAGTGGGGTTACTCCAACCGCCTCGTAGACCTCACGGAGCTCGTTGCATCCAAGCTGGGCTAG
- a CDS encoding phosphoglycerate kinase, producing the protein MTSHTLNELIAEGVRGRYILVRSDLNVPLDGSTVTDDGRIKASLPVLKKLSDAGARVLVTAHLGRPKGAPEEKYSLKPAVERLAELADFKVQLAADTVGDSAKEHAAALQDGEVLVLENVRFDARETSKDDAERGTFADELVALTGSNGAYVDDAFGAVHRKHASVFDVAKRLPSYLGDLVHTEVEVLRKLTTDTQRPYVVVLGGSKVSDKLAVIDNLLGKADTILVGGGMLFTFLAAAGHKVAGSLLEEDQIPVVQDYLKRAADAGTSFVIPTDVVVASRFAADAEHEVVKADAIEDSAFGASGIGLDIGPESASAFAAQIEGAKTVFWNGPMGVFEFEAFANGTRAIAQALTDTVAFTVVGGGDSAAAVRTLGFDDSQFGHISTGGGASLEYLEGKELPGLSVLDR; encoded by the coding sequence ATGACATCTCACACCCTCAACGAACTCATCGCTGAAGGTGTCCGCGGGCGGTACATTCTGGTCAGAAGTGACCTGAATGTGCCGCTCGACGGCTCTACAGTGACCGACGACGGCCGCATCAAGGCCTCCCTCCCGGTCCTCAAGAAGCTCTCGGACGCCGGTGCCCGTGTGCTCGTAACAGCCCACCTCGGACGCCCCAAGGGCGCACCCGAAGAAAAGTACTCACTGAAGCCCGCCGTCGAGCGCCTCGCGGAACTCGCGGACTTCAAGGTCCAGCTTGCTGCGGACACTGTTGGCGACTCCGCCAAGGAACACGCTGCTGCTTTGCAGGACGGTGAAGTACTCGTCCTGGAGAACGTCCGCTTTGATGCCAGAGAGACCAGCAAGGACGACGCCGAGCGCGGCACCTTCGCTGACGAGCTGGTTGCCCTCACGGGAAGCAACGGAGCGTACGTGGACGACGCCTTCGGAGCGGTCCACCGCAAGCACGCCAGCGTCTTTGACGTCGCCAAGCGGCTTCCCTCCTACCTTGGTGACCTTGTGCACACTGAGGTAGAGGTCCTGCGGAAACTCACCACGGACACCCAGCGTCCCTACGTGGTTGTCCTCGGCGGTTCCAAGGTTTCAGACAAATTGGCTGTCATCGATAACCTCCTGGGCAAGGCTGACACCATTCTCGTAGGTGGCGGCATGTTGTTCACCTTCCTTGCAGCCGCAGGCCACAAGGTGGCTGGCAGCCTGCTCGAGGAAGACCAGATTCCGGTCGTCCAGGACTACCTCAAGCGTGCCGCCGACGCAGGCACATCCTTCGTCATTCCCACCGACGTCGTTGTTGCCAGCCGTTTCGCCGCTGACGCCGAGCACGAAGTCGTCAAGGCAGATGCCATCGAGGACAGCGCTTTCGGCGCTTCCGGCATCGGCCTGGACATCGGACCGGAATCAGCGTCCGCTTTTGCCGCGCAAATCGAAGGCGCCAAGACCGTCTTCTGGAACGGTCCCATGGGCGTATTCGAGTTCGAAGCGTTCGCCAATGGCACCCGTGCCATCGCGCAGGCACTGACGGACACGGTGGCCTTCACTGTGGTCGGCGGTGGCGACTCCGCCGCAGCCGTCCGGACCCTCGGGTTCGACGATTCACAGTTCGGCCACATCTCCACCGGTGGCGGCGCCAGCCTGGAATACCTTGAAGGCAAGGAACTTCCCGGACTGAGCGTCCTGGACCGCTAA
- the tpiA gene encoding triose-phosphate isomerase, which translates to MTTSANGNFVRRPFIAGNWKMNMDHVQGITLLQKLAWTLSDANHDYNRVEVAVFPPFTDLRGVQTLVQGDELEVVYGGQDLSQFDSGAYTGDISGQFLNKLGCSYVLVGHSERRTIHNETDEVLNAKVKAAFHHDLTPVLCVGEGLEIRQAGTHVEHTLAQLRAGVEGLSGEQAADLVVAYEPVWAIGTGEVAGPEDAQEMCAAIRAELAVLFNDAVAAKTRLLYGGSVKAANAAAIMAETDVDGLLVGGASLDPAEFANIVRFESHLVTD; encoded by the coding sequence GTGACTACCTCTGCCAACGGCAACTTTGTCCGCAGGCCTTTCATCGCCGGCAACTGGAAGATGAACATGGACCACGTGCAAGGCATCACCTTGCTGCAGAAGCTCGCGTGGACCCTGTCCGACGCGAACCACGACTACAACCGCGTCGAGGTTGCCGTGTTCCCGCCATTCACCGACCTCCGCGGTGTGCAGACGCTGGTCCAGGGTGACGAGCTCGAGGTCGTCTATGGCGGACAGGACCTCTCGCAGTTCGACTCCGGAGCCTACACCGGCGACATCTCCGGCCAGTTCCTCAATAAGTTGGGATGCTCCTACGTCCTGGTGGGCCACAGCGAGCGTCGCACCATCCACAACGAAACAGACGAGGTCCTGAACGCCAAGGTCAAGGCGGCCTTCCACCATGACCTCACTCCCGTTCTCTGCGTGGGCGAGGGGCTCGAAATCCGCCAGGCGGGCACCCACGTGGAGCACACGCTTGCCCAGTTACGGGCCGGAGTCGAGGGACTCTCGGGCGAACAGGCAGCAGACCTCGTCGTTGCCTATGAGCCCGTTTGGGCCATCGGCACCGGTGAAGTCGCAGGCCCGGAAGACGCGCAGGAAATGTGTGCCGCCATCCGCGCGGAACTCGCTGTTCTGTTCAACGACGCCGTCGCCGCCAAGACGCGCCTGCTCTACGGCGGGTCAGTCAAGGCCGCAAATGCTGCCGCCATCATGGCAGAAACCGACGTCGATGGCCTCCTTGTGGGTGGCGCCAGCCTGGACCCCGCTGAATTTGCTAACATTGTCAGGTTCGAGAGCCACCTCGTCACGGACTAG
- the secG gene encoding preprotein translocase subunit SecG, with product MDVLQVILQILLAITSLLLTLLILLHKGRGGGLSDMFGGGMSSGLSSSGVAERNLNRFTIILGITWGVVIIGLGLIMRFSSGGDS from the coding sequence GTGGACGTTCTTCAAGTCATCCTGCAGATCCTGCTGGCCATCACCAGCCTTCTGCTGACGCTGCTCATTCTCCTGCACAAGGGACGTGGCGGCGGTTTGTCCGACATGTTCGGTGGCGGAATGAGCTCCGGATTGAGTTCCTCCGGCGTGGCCGAGCGCAACCTGAACCGCTTCACCATCATTCTTGGTATCACGTGGGGTGTTGTGATCATCGGATTGGGACTCATTATGCGCTTCAGCTCCGGCGGCGACTCCTAG
- a CDS encoding RNA polymerase-binding protein RbpA produces the protein MVHGTPGYRGTRVGVAQGSEARNHSDHGQGDQLPRIRVPYWCSKGHETRLVFLKLPDEQIPQTWDCPKCGMPASRDPGRPAAPRTDEELYKSHLDYVKERRSSQDAEAVLAGALERLRARGVLSDQLLEDA, from the coding sequence ATGGTTCATGGCACGCCAGGTTACCGGGGTACCCGCGTAGGGGTGGCCCAAGGATCCGAGGCCAGAAATCACAGTGACCACGGCCAGGGCGATCAGCTGCCGCGTATTCGCGTTCCCTATTGGTGTTCAAAGGGACACGAAACGCGGCTTGTTTTTCTTAAGCTTCCCGACGAACAAATTCCACAAACGTGGGACTGCCCCAAATGCGGAATGCCCGCATCACGGGATCCGGGACGCCCTGCAGCTCCCCGGACTGATGAGGAGCTATACAAATCCCACCTGGATTACGTTAAAGAAAGACGCTCCAGCCAGGACGCCGAAGCTGTCCTGGCCGGAGCGTTGGAGCGGTTACGCGCCCGCGGGGTCCTTTCGGACCAGTTGCTGGAGGACGCGTGA
- the pgl gene encoding 6-phosphogluconolactonase, whose product MAAIAARLITKLVDVQDKHGEATVVLTGGTVGIGTLKAVADSAAAPAVDWSRVNFWWGDERFVAADSDDRNTRQAHQALLSHLQVDPSRVHEPGSADQFATAADAAAAYEEELRAAAEAEHAADMSDDRPETPGKLPRFDVLLLGVGPDAHIASLFPEQAGIREKSRTVVGVENSPKPPPSRISLTLPAINTAQEIWMVVAGEDKAGAVGLALAGANPVQVPAAGPVGRSRTLWLIDENAASRVLQQLVRKDPAGA is encoded by the coding sequence ATGGCCGCCATTGCGGCCCGACTCATCACCAAGCTAGTGGATGTCCAGGACAAGCACGGCGAGGCCACTGTGGTCCTGACAGGCGGAACGGTGGGCATCGGCACACTCAAAGCCGTGGCCGACTCTGCCGCAGCTCCAGCCGTGGACTGGTCCAGGGTCAACTTCTGGTGGGGTGACGAGCGATTCGTGGCCGCCGACAGCGACGACAGGAATACACGCCAGGCGCACCAGGCGCTGCTGTCCCACCTGCAGGTGGACCCCTCCCGGGTCCACGAACCAGGCTCAGCGGATCAATTCGCCACCGCCGCTGATGCTGCTGCCGCCTACGAAGAAGAGCTCAGGGCGGCTGCTGAGGCCGAACATGCCGCGGACATGTCCGACGACAGGCCCGAAACTCCCGGGAAACTCCCGAGGTTCGACGTGCTGTTGCTCGGTGTGGGACCGGATGCGCATATCGCTTCGCTCTTCCCGGAGCAGGCCGGAATCCGTGAGAAGAGCCGCACTGTGGTCGGCGTCGAGAACTCACCCAAGCCGCCGCCGTCGCGCATTTCCTTGACACTGCCTGCCATTAACACTGCCCAGGAAATCTGGATGGTAGTGGCAGGCGAAGACAAGGCCGGTGCCGTCGGCCTGGCCTTGGCAGGGGCGAATCCGGTTCAGGTTCCTGCTGCCGGCCCTGTGGGTCGCTCCAGGACGTTGTGGCTCATCGACGAGAACGCGGCCTCACGCGTCCTCCAGCAACTGGTCCGAAAGGACCCCGCGGGCGCGTAA
- a CDS encoding glucose-6-phosphate dehydrogenase assembly protein OpcA, with translation MIVDLPDTTTSKISKKITSLREQGGVIALGRVLTLVVVTKSGLEEEAIEAANEASREHPCRIIVLADAGVEGPDRLDAQIRVGGDAGASEVIVLRGHGHMAHESESLVAALLLPDAPIVAWWPHGAPESACETSIGRIAHRRITDSANEPDPRLALENIRATYKAGDTDLAWTRLTNWRMQLAAVFDQVDGDPVSAIAVEGASDSPSTLLLAAWLSMALKAPVTIVADPAGTGIRRVRLTRASGDVQLFRPGLSVAELTQPGQPAQRITLPRRSLKDCLAEELRRLDPDEVFGEVITMGLPLTSQRRVQTSAR, from the coding sequence ATGATCGTAGATCTTCCCGATACCACTACCTCCAAGATCTCCAAGAAGATCACGTCGCTGCGCGAACAGGGCGGCGTGATCGCCCTGGGCCGGGTCCTGACCCTGGTGGTGGTGACGAAGTCCGGGCTGGAAGAAGAAGCCATCGAAGCGGCCAACGAGGCCAGCCGGGAGCATCCCTGCCGCATCATTGTCCTCGCGGACGCCGGGGTTGAGGGTCCGGACCGCCTTGATGCGCAGATCCGCGTTGGTGGCGACGCCGGTGCGTCCGAGGTCATCGTGCTGCGGGGCCACGGACACATGGCCCACGAAAGCGAATCACTGGTCGCGGCCCTGCTGCTTCCGGACGCTCCGATTGTGGCCTGGTGGCCGCATGGGGCCCCGGAGAGCGCTTGTGAGACCTCGATCGGGCGTATCGCCCACCGGCGAATCACGGACTCGGCGAACGAGCCCGATCCCCGCCTGGCGCTGGAGAACATCCGTGCCACGTACAAGGCCGGCGATACCGACCTGGCGTGGACGCGCCTGACCAACTGGCGCATGCAGCTGGCAGCTGTCTTCGACCAGGTGGATGGCGACCCTGTCTCCGCGATCGCAGTGGAGGGTGCTTCGGACTCCCCGAGCACGCTGTTGCTGGCGGCATGGTTGAGCATGGCTTTGAAGGCGCCGGTCACGATCGTTGCCGATCCAGCAGGTACGGGTATCCGCCGTGTCAGGCTTACCCGTGCAAGTGGCGATGTCCAGTTGTTCCGTCCGGGCTTGTCCGTGGCGGAACTGACCCAACCTGGCCAGCCGGCGCAACGCATCACGCTCCCCCGCCGCAGCCTGAAGGATTGCCTCGCAGAGGAACTTCGGCGGCTGGATCCGGACGAAGTCTTCGGAGAAGTGATTACGATGGGACTGCCACTTACCAGCCAGAGGAGAGTCCAAACCAGTGCACGCTGA
- the zwf gene encoding glucose-6-phosphate dehydrogenase, producing MPETENGRKNGALRNPLRDPRDRRLNRIAGPSSLVFFGVTGDLARKKLMPAVYDLANRGLLPPSFALVGFGRRDWDNADFAAEVKENVKAHARTKFDEGVWEQLASGIRFVQGEFDDDDAFERLGDVLDELDETRGTRGNHGFYLSIPPKAFEQVCRQLSKHGLAQAQPGQWRRVVIEKPFGHDLESARQLNDIVESVFPPDAVFRIDHYLGKETVQNILALRFANQLFEPLWNANYVDHVQITMAEDIGTGGRAGYYDGVGAARDVIQNHLLQLLALTAMEEPISFNADDLRAEKEKVLAAVKLPDDLSTHSARGQFTGGWQGGEEVLGYLDEEGIPADSKTETYAAIRVDINTRRWNGVPFYLRAGKRLGRRVTEIAVVFKRAPNLLFRDHGEDDFGQNAVVIRVQPDEGATIRFGSKVPGTQMEVRDVTMDFGYGHSFTESSPEAYERLILDVLLGEPPLFPRHQEVELSWKILDPFEDYWASLDEQPQPYAPGSWGPASADALLARDGRTWRRP from the coding sequence ATGCCAGAAACTGAAAACGGCAGGAAGAACGGGGCCCTGCGGAATCCTTTGAGGGATCCGCGGGACCGCCGCCTGAACCGCATTGCCGGGCCGTCGTCGTTGGTGTTCTTCGGAGTCACCGGCGACCTCGCCCGTAAGAAATTGATGCCCGCGGTCTATGACCTGGCCAACCGTGGCTTGTTGCCGCCGAGCTTCGCCTTGGTCGGTTTCGGGCGGCGCGACTGGGACAACGCCGATTTCGCGGCGGAGGTCAAGGAAAACGTCAAGGCACACGCGCGAACCAAGTTTGATGAAGGCGTCTGGGAGCAGCTCGCTTCAGGGATCCGTTTTGTTCAGGGCGAGTTCGACGACGACGACGCTTTCGAGCGTCTTGGCGACGTGCTCGATGAACTGGATGAAACCCGCGGTACGCGCGGCAATCATGGTTTCTACTTGTCCATCCCGCCGAAGGCCTTCGAGCAGGTGTGCCGGCAGTTGTCCAAGCATGGCTTGGCGCAGGCGCAGCCTGGTCAGTGGCGGCGTGTGGTGATTGAGAAGCCCTTCGGGCATGACCTTGAGTCCGCACGTCAGCTCAACGACATCGTGGAGTCCGTGTTCCCGCCGGATGCTGTGTTCAGGATTGACCACTACTTGGGCAAGGAGACGGTCCAGAACATCCTGGCTCTTCGCTTTGCGAACCAGTTGTTCGAGCCGCTCTGGAACGCCAATTATGTGGACCACGTACAGATCACCATGGCCGAGGACATCGGCACCGGTGGTCGTGCGGGTTATTACGACGGCGTTGGTGCTGCCCGCGACGTCATCCAGAACCACTTGCTGCAGCTTCTTGCCTTGACGGCGATGGAGGAGCCGATCTCCTTCAACGCCGATGACCTGCGAGCTGAGAAGGAGAAGGTCCTCGCCGCGGTCAAGCTGCCCGACGACTTGTCCACGCACTCCGCTCGCGGCCAGTTCACCGGTGGTTGGCAAGGCGGCGAGGAAGTCCTGGGCTATCTGGACGAAGAAGGCATTCCCGCCGATTCAAAGACCGAGACCTACGCTGCCATCCGGGTGGACATCAACACCCGGCGCTGGAACGGGGTTCCGTTCTATCTGCGTGCGGGCAAGCGTTTGGGTCGCCGCGTGACCGAGATTGCCGTGGTGTTCAAGCGTGCACCGAACCTGCTCTTCCGGGACCATGGCGAGGACGATTTCGGCCAGAACGCCGTGGTGATCCGGGTCCAGCCGGATGAAGGTGCCACGATCCGCTTCGGCTCCAAGGTCCCTGGTACGCAGATGGAAGTCCGGGATGTGACCATGGACTTCGGCTACGGGCACTCTTTCACCGAGTCCAGTCCGGAGGCGTACGAACGACTCATCCTTGACGTGCTCCTGGGCGAGCCGCCGCTGTTCCCCCGGCACCAGGAAGTGGAACTGTCCTGGAAGATCCTGGATCCCTTCGAGGACTATTGGGCCAGCCTTGATGAGCAACCGCAACCCTATGCACCCGGCAGCTGGGGACCGGCCTCGGCCGATGCCCTGCTGGCCCGTGACGGACGAACCTGGAGAAGGCCATGA
- a CDS encoding glucose-6-phosphate isomerase, translating to MSTLSYDASGAAQQAIAKHIDNLVEDRIATRIFAKDHTLWGPDAESESAIRLGWVEAATVSQPLVGDILELRDALRSEGVSRIVLCGMGGSSLAPEVIAGTAGVELTVLDSTDPEQVSAALADRLAETAIVVSSKSGSTVETDSQRRVFEKAFNDAGIDAKSRIIIVTDPGSPLDKASREAGYRAVFNADPNVGGRFSALTAFGLVPSGLAGVDIQAFLDEAEEVAEILNDDSTDNIGLALGIALGGTSPLRNKIVIAEDGSGIVGFADWAEQLIAESTGKLGTGVLPVVAGPDSPEALGGAEDVLVVRLVGADSDVELRENEVAVAGGLPSQMFLWEFATAVAGRLLGINPFDQPDVEAAKVAARGLLDARPEPTPAAFTDGAVEVRGGDWLGSAASVAESVQALLGQLGSDGYLSVQAYLDRISHAPLEGIREELAAVSGRPVTFGWGPRFLHSTGQFHKGGPAIGVFLQVTAASSTDLEIPERPFTFGQLIAAQASGDSQVLEGHGRPVLRLHLTERAAGVAQLQEVVAALAGQASTLES from the coding sequence ATGAGCACACTCAGTTACGACGCCAGCGGTGCTGCGCAGCAAGCCATCGCAAAGCACATCGACAACCTGGTCGAAGACAGAATCGCCACCCGCATCTTCGCGAAGGACCACACATTGTGGGGTCCCGATGCGGAGTCCGAGTCGGCAATCCGTCTCGGCTGGGTAGAAGCCGCTACGGTCTCCCAACCGCTGGTCGGGGACATCCTGGAACTTCGTGATGCCCTTCGCTCCGAAGGCGTCTCACGCATTGTCCTCTGCGGCATGGGTGGGTCCTCCTTGGCCCCCGAGGTCATTGCCGGGACTGCTGGCGTCGAGCTGACTGTGCTGGACAGCACGGACCCCGAGCAAGTCAGTGCCGCTTTGGCCGACCGCTTGGCTGAAACCGCCATCGTTGTTTCCTCCAAGTCAGGATCAACGGTGGAGACCGACTCACAGCGGCGCGTTTTCGAGAAGGCGTTCAATGACGCCGGCATCGATGCCAAGAGCCGCATCATCATCGTCACCGATCCCGGTTCGCCGTTGGACAAGGCCTCCCGCGAGGCCGGATACCGCGCCGTTTTCAACGCGGATCCCAACGTAGGCGGCCGCTTCTCAGCCCTGACGGCCTTTGGCCTGGTTCCCAGCGGGCTGGCCGGAGTGGACATTCAGGCTTTCCTGGACGAGGCAGAAGAAGTTGCGGAAATCCTGAACGACGACTCCACGGACAACATCGGCCTGGCCTTGGGCATCGCCCTCGGCGGTACGAGCCCCCTGCGGAACAAAATCGTCATCGCCGAGGACGGTTCCGGAATTGTTGGTTTCGCTGACTGGGCTGAGCAGCTCATTGCAGAGTCCACGGGCAAGCTCGGCACAGGCGTCCTTCCGGTCGTCGCCGGTCCGGACTCACCTGAAGCCCTTGGCGGGGCTGAGGATGTCCTGGTCGTCCGGCTGGTTGGCGCCGATTCCGACGTCGAACTTCGCGAAAATGAGGTCGCCGTTGCCGGCGGTCTGCCATCGCAGATGTTCCTCTGGGAGTTCGCCACGGCAGTTGCGGGTCGCCTCCTGGGCATCAACCCCTTTGACCAGCCCGACGTCGAGGCCGCCAAGGTTGCGGCCCGTGGCCTGCTGGACGCCCGTCCCGAGCCCACCCCCGCGGCGTTCACGGACGGTGCCGTTGAAGTTCGTGGCGGTGACTGGCTGGGTTCGGCTGCCTCGGTGGCTGAATCCGTCCAGGCCCTGCTGGGACAGCTTGGCAGCGATGGCTACCTCAGCGTCCAGGCATACCTTGACCGCATCTCGCACGCTCCGCTTGAAGGGATCCGTGAGGAACTCGCAGCGGTCAGCGGGCGCCCGGTTACTTTCGGTTGGGGTCCGCGGTTCCTGCACTCCACCGGGCAGTTCCACAAGGGCGGTCCGGCCATCGGCGTGTTCCTGCAGGTCACCGCGGCATCCTCCACCGACCTTGAGATTCCTGAGCGTCCGTTCACCTTCGGGCAGCTCATCGCCGCCCAGGCCTCCGGTGACTCACAGGTCCTCGAAGGCCACGGCCGCCCGGTGCTGCGCCTTCACCTCACCGAGCGCGCCGCAGGCGTGGCTCAGCTTCAGGAAGTCGTCGCTGCGTTGGCCGGCCAGGCCAGCACACTCGAAAGCTAA